From a single Miscanthus floridulus cultivar M001 chromosome 8, ASM1932011v1, whole genome shotgun sequence genomic region:
- the LOC136476170 gene encoding uncharacterized protein isoform X1, which translates to MRETRLFLKGQLQRKHWSRRLVLLTASPSPPFLPPPRRHLLLTLTHTESARAGAHTVVEVHRRGREEMPGSQNGWPRPRPVKAETIHGLARAGDLAGVQRKLRENPALLNDKNPVMCQTPLHVAAGYNNTEIVKFLLNQQGTETVDLEAKNMYGETPLHMAVKNSSCGSTNLLLEHGARIETKANNGMTPLHLAVWHALQAGDCSTVSVLLSYNADCFAKDDEGKMPLNHIPGGAGSEKLLKLLTHHMEEQRKKKALMSCLEGKAMSEFEEAISQIVGLQELKMQLRRWAKGMLFDEKRRAMGLGIARRRAPHMAFLGNPGTGKTMVARILGKLLHMVGILPTDKVTEVQRTDLVGEFVGHTGPKTRRKIQDTEGGILFMDEAYRLIPMQKSDDKDYGLEALEEIMSVMDSGKIVVIFAGYCEPMKRVIASNDGFCRRVTKFFYFDDFSTTELAEILHMKMKSPSESSLLYGFKLHPSCSIEVIGELIARETTEERRKQMNGGLVDTLLINARENLDSRLDFNCDDTDTMITITLEDLEAGLRQISRQRQLQ; encoded by the exons atgcGAGAAACGCGACTATTTTTAAAAGGCCAATTACAGCGAAAGCACTGGTCCCGTCGCCTCGTCCTCTTGACGGCCTCGCCGTCGCCTccttttcttcctcctcctcgaCGGCACCTCCTCCTCACACTCACTCACACGGAGAGCGCTCGCGCGGGCGCACACACGGTGGTGGAGGTTCACAGGAGGGGGAGGGAGGAGATGCCGGGGAGCCAGAACGGTTGGCCGAGGCCTCGGCCGGTCAAAGCCGAGACCATCCACGGTCTTGCGCGCGCCGGCGACCTCGCCGGCGTCCAGAGGAAGCTGCGGGAGAACCCCGCCCTCCTCAACGACAAGAATCCCGTG ATGTGTCAAACGCCACTTCATGTTGCTGCTGGCTACAATAATACAGAAATAGTCAAGTTCTTGCTTAACCAGCAAGGTACAGAAACAGTTGATTTGGAGGCAAAGAACATG TATGGAGAGACTCCTCTGCATATGGCAGTGAAGAACAGTTCTTGCGGATCAACAAATCTACTCCTTGAACATGGTGCACGCATAGAAACCAAAGCCAAT AACGGCATGACACCATTGCATTTAGCTGTCTGGCATGCACTTCAAGCTGGAGACTGCAGCACGGTTAGCGTGTTACTAAGCTACAACGCGGATTGCTTTGCGAAAGATGAT GAAGGCAAAATGCCCTTAAATCATATTCCAGGAGGAGCTGGTAGTGAGAAGCTTCTGAAACTCCTCACTCATCATATGGAAgagcaaagaaaaaagaaagctCTCATGTCATGCCTCGAAGGGAAAGCAATGTCAGAGTTTGAAGAGGCAATATCACAAATTGTTGGATTGCAGGAGCTAAAAATGCAATTGCGCCGATGGGCAAAGGGAATGCTTTTTGATGAGAAGCGACGGGCTATGGGCTTAGGGATTGCTAGAAGGAGAGCTCCCCATATGGCATTTCTTGGCAATCCGGGAACTG GCAAAACTATGGTTGCTCGAATTCTTGGAAAGCTCCTTCACATGGTTGGAATTCTCCCTACTGACAAAGTAACTGAAGTTCAGCGAACTGATCTTGTTGGAGAATTCGTGGGGCATACTGGACCAAAGACTAGGAGGAAG ATACAAGACACAGAGGGAGGTATTCTCTTCATGGATGAAGCGTACAGGTTGATACCAATGCAAAAATCTGACGACAAGGATTATGGTTTAGAAGCCTTGGAGGAGATAATGTCTGTAATGGACAGTGGCAAGATAGTTGTCATATTTGCTGGGTACTGTGAGCCAATGAAGCGAGTCATCGCTTCCAATGATGGCTTCTGTAGGCGGGTCACAAAATTCTTCTATTTTGACGATTTCAGCACGACAGAACTAGCAGAGATCCTACATATGAAGATGAAGAGCCCAAGTGAGAGTAGCTTGCTTTATGGGTTTAAGCTGCACCCAAGCTGCAGCATTGAAGTCATTGGAGAGCTGATTGCCAGAGAGACCACCGAAGAGCGGCGGAAACAGATGAATGGAGGCCTTGTAGACACACTGCTCATCAATGCCCGTGAGAACCTGGATTCACGGCTTGATTTCAACTGCGACGACACTGATACTATGATCACGATCACGTTGGAAGACCTGGAAGCAGGGCTTCGGCAGATTTCCAGACAACGGCAATTGCAGTGA
- the LOC136471599 gene encoding U1 small nuclear ribonucleoprotein C-2-like isoform X2, whose product MPRYYCDYCDTYLTHDSPSVRKQHNAGYKHKANVRTYYQQFEEQQTQSLIDQRIKEHLGQAAAFQAGAPFNQHLLAFPGAVARPHLPILPTPGMPHGFPQAHLMPGVRPPILPAPGYAGGPPTMPQPGGPPGSMPQPGAPPGSMPQPGAPPGSMPMQMAPLPRPPTLPPPTSGVPGAPIPNSAAPPAIYQANPSAPAGTTSGAPPAPPTAPQPPAFSYAQPSEGNH is encoded by the exons ATGCCTCG GTATTACTGTGACTACTGCGACACCTACCTGACCCATGACTCG CCATCTGTCCGGAAACAACACAATGCTGGATACAAACACAAG GCAAATGTTCGAACCTACTATCAGCAATTTGAGGAGCAGCAAACTCAAAGTTTAATTGATCAAAGAATCAAGGAGCATCTTGGACAAGCTGCAGCTTTCCAGGCAGGTGCCCCTTTCAACCAACATCTGCTTGCATTCCCAGGAGCTGTGGCCCGCCCTCATCTTCCAATTCTGCCAACCCCTGGCATGCCTCATGGATTCCCTCAAGCACACTTGATGCCAGGAGTTAGGCCCCCGATTTTACCAGCTCCAG GATATGCAGGCGGCCCACCAACCATGCCGCAACCAGGCGGCCCACCTGGCTCCATGCCGCAACCAGGCGCCCCACCTGGCTCCATGCCACAACCAGGCGCTCCACCTGGTTCTATGCCGATGCAGATGGCCCCACTCCCAAGGCCTCCAACGCTTCCGCCTCCAACATCTGGAGTCCCAGGTGCCCCCATTCCTAACAGTGCAGCACCTCCAGCCATTTACCAAGCGAACCCATCAGCACCCGCAGGTACGACTTCTGGTGCTCCTCCAGCTCCACCGACTGCTCCACAGCCGCCTGCGTTCTCCTATGCACAGCCATCAGAGGGCAACCACTGA
- the LOC136471600 gene encoding N-(5'-phosphoribosyl)anthranilate isomerase 1, chloroplastic-like isoform X2, with protein sequence MSCLGTNQSNHHSHTVVSSSPSCGDTRKIHPVVKMCGITSARDAEMAVKAGAELIGMILWPNSKRSVSLLEAKEISRVAQSYGAESVGVFVDDNEDTILRVSNSCDLNFVQLHGDESRALVHTLSKNNRIIYELNADDNGKLINAPDMEYELDWYLVDSAKGGSGKGFNWQKFQMPSVKSKNGWLLAGGLHADNVCEAFSALKPNGVDVSSGICAPDGIQKDADRIDSFISNVKSLNFLS encoded by the exons ATGTCATGCTTGGGAACAAACCAAAGTAACCATCATTCTCATACCGTCGTATCTTCATCGCCTAGTTGTGGAGATACCAGAAAGATCCACCCTGTAGTCAAAATGTGTGGCATCACATCGGCTAGAGATGCAGAAATGGCTGTAAAGGCAGGAGCTGAACTTATAGGCATGATACTGTGGCCCAACTCTAAACGCTCTGTCTCTTTGTTGGAGGCAAAAGAAATATCAAGAGTTGCACAATCTTATGGTGCTGAATCAGTTGGTGTCTTTGTGGATGATAATGAAGATACAATACTACGAGTGTCTAATTCATGCGACCTTAACTTTGTCCAG CTTCATGGTGATGAATCTCGTGCATTGGTTCATACTCTTTCAAAGAACAATCGTATCATTTATGAACTAAATGCTGATGACAATGGAAAACTAATCAACGCTCCTGACATGGAATATGAACTTGATTGGTACTTAGTGGACAGTGCAAAAGGCGGAAG TGGAAAGGGATTCAATTGGCAGAAGTTCCAAATGCCGTCTGTCAAAAGCAAGAATGGATGGCTGTTAGCTGGAGGGCTTCATGCAGATAATGTTTGTGAAGCCTTTTCTGCTCTGAAGCCAAATGGTGTTGATGTTAGCAGTGGCATATGTGCTCCTGATGGTATCCAAAAAGATGCAGACAGGATTGATTCCTTCATAAGCAATGTAAAATCCCTGAACTTCCTATCATAA
- the LOC136471599 gene encoding U1 small nuclear ribonucleoprotein C-2-like isoform X1, with translation MPRYYCDYCDTYLTHDSPSVRKQHNAGYKHKANVRTYYQQFEEQQTQSLIDQRIKEHLGQAAAFQAGAPFNQHLLAFPGAVARPHLPILPTPGMPHGFPQAHLMPGVRPPILPAPGIPGYAGGPPTMPQPGGPPGSMPQPGAPPGSMPQPGAPPGSMPMQMAPLPRPPTLPPPTSGVPGAPIPNSAAPPAIYQANPSAPAGTTSGAPPAPPTAPQPPAFSYAQPSEGNH, from the exons ATGCCTCG GTATTACTGTGACTACTGCGACACCTACCTGACCCATGACTCG CCATCTGTCCGGAAACAACACAATGCTGGATACAAACACAAG GCAAATGTTCGAACCTACTATCAGCAATTTGAGGAGCAGCAAACTCAAAGTTTAATTGATCAAAGAATCAAGGAGCATCTTGGACAAGCTGCAGCTTTCCAGGCAGGTGCCCCTTTCAACCAACATCTGCTTGCATTCCCAGGAGCTGTGGCCCGCCCTCATCTTCCAATTCTGCCAACCCCTGGCATGCCTCATGGATTCCCTCAAGCACACTTGATGCCAGGAGTTAGGCCCCCGATTTTACCAGCTCCAGGTATTCCAG GATATGCAGGCGGCCCACCAACCATGCCGCAACCAGGCGGCCCACCTGGCTCCATGCCGCAACCAGGCGCCCCACCTGGCTCCATGCCACAACCAGGCGCTCCACCTGGTTCTATGCCGATGCAGATGGCCCCACTCCCAAGGCCTCCAACGCTTCCGCCTCCAACATCTGGAGTCCCAGGTGCCCCCATTCCTAACAGTGCAGCACCTCCAGCCATTTACCAAGCGAACCCATCAGCACCCGCAGGTACGACTTCTGGTGCTCCTCCAGCTCCACCGACTGCTCCACAGCCGCCTGCGTTCTCCTATGCACAGCCATCAGAGGGCAACCACTGA
- the LOC136476170 gene encoding uncharacterized protein isoform X2: MMCQTPLHVAAGYNNTEIVKFLLNQQGTETVDLEAKNMYGETPLHMAVKNSSCGSTNLLLEHGARIETKANNGMTPLHLAVWHALQAGDCSTVSVLLSYNADCFAKDDEGKMPLNHIPGGAGSEKLLKLLTHHMEEQRKKKALMSCLEGKAMSEFEEAISQIVGLQELKMQLRRWAKGMLFDEKRRAMGLGIARRRAPHMAFLGNPGTGKTMVARILGKLLHMVGILPTDKVTEVQRTDLVGEFVGHTGPKTRRKIQDTEGGILFMDEAYRLIPMQKSDDKDYGLEALEEIMSVMDSGKIVVIFAGYCEPMKRVIASNDGFCRRVTKFFYFDDFSTTELAEILHMKMKSPSESSLLYGFKLHPSCSIEVIGELIARETTEERRKQMNGGLVDTLLINARENLDSRLDFNCDDTDTMITITLEDLEAGLRQISRQRQLQ; the protein is encoded by the exons ATG ATGTGTCAAACGCCACTTCATGTTGCTGCTGGCTACAATAATACAGAAATAGTCAAGTTCTTGCTTAACCAGCAAGGTACAGAAACAGTTGATTTGGAGGCAAAGAACATG TATGGAGAGACTCCTCTGCATATGGCAGTGAAGAACAGTTCTTGCGGATCAACAAATCTACTCCTTGAACATGGTGCACGCATAGAAACCAAAGCCAAT AACGGCATGACACCATTGCATTTAGCTGTCTGGCATGCACTTCAAGCTGGAGACTGCAGCACGGTTAGCGTGTTACTAAGCTACAACGCGGATTGCTTTGCGAAAGATGAT GAAGGCAAAATGCCCTTAAATCATATTCCAGGAGGAGCTGGTAGTGAGAAGCTTCTGAAACTCCTCACTCATCATATGGAAgagcaaagaaaaaagaaagctCTCATGTCATGCCTCGAAGGGAAAGCAATGTCAGAGTTTGAAGAGGCAATATCACAAATTGTTGGATTGCAGGAGCTAAAAATGCAATTGCGCCGATGGGCAAAGGGAATGCTTTTTGATGAGAAGCGACGGGCTATGGGCTTAGGGATTGCTAGAAGGAGAGCTCCCCATATGGCATTTCTTGGCAATCCGGGAACTG GCAAAACTATGGTTGCTCGAATTCTTGGAAAGCTCCTTCACATGGTTGGAATTCTCCCTACTGACAAAGTAACTGAAGTTCAGCGAACTGATCTTGTTGGAGAATTCGTGGGGCATACTGGACCAAAGACTAGGAGGAAG ATACAAGACACAGAGGGAGGTATTCTCTTCATGGATGAAGCGTACAGGTTGATACCAATGCAAAAATCTGACGACAAGGATTATGGTTTAGAAGCCTTGGAGGAGATAATGTCTGTAATGGACAGTGGCAAGATAGTTGTCATATTTGCTGGGTACTGTGAGCCAATGAAGCGAGTCATCGCTTCCAATGATGGCTTCTGTAGGCGGGTCACAAAATTCTTCTATTTTGACGATTTCAGCACGACAGAACTAGCAGAGATCCTACATATGAAGATGAAGAGCCCAAGTGAGAGTAGCTTGCTTTATGGGTTTAAGCTGCACCCAAGCTGCAGCATTGAAGTCATTGGAGAGCTGATTGCCAGAGAGACCACCGAAGAGCGGCGGAAACAGATGAATGGAGGCCTTGTAGACACACTGCTCATCAATGCCCGTGAGAACCTGGATTCACGGCTTGATTTCAACTGCGACGACACTGATACTATGATCACGATCACGTTGGAAGACCTGGAAGCAGGGCTTCGGCAGATTTCCAGACAACGGCAATTGCAGTGA
- the LOC136471600 gene encoding N-(5'-phosphoribosyl)anthranilate isomerase 1, chloroplastic-like isoform X1 → MALPISTRRYQQFPLVQNNGLPRISRVKMSCLGTNQSNHHSHTVVSSSPSCGDTRKIHPVVKMCGITSARDAEMAVKAGAELIGMILWPNSKRSVSLLEAKEISRVAQSYGAESVGVFVDDNEDTILRVSNSCDLNFVQLHGDESRALVHTLSKNNRIIYELNADDNGKLINAPDMEYELDWYLVDSAKGGSGKGFNWQKFQMPSVKSKNGWLLAGGLHADNVCEAFSALKPNGVDVSSGICAPDGIQKDADRIDSFISNVKSLNFLS, encoded by the exons ATGGCGTTGCCAATCTCAACAAGACGCTATCAGCAATTTCCTTTAGTACAAAACAATG GACTTCCAAGAATTTCTAGAGTAAAAATGTCATGCTTGGGAACAAACCAAAGTAACCATCATTCTCATACCGTCGTATCTTCATCGCCTAGTTGTGGAGATACCAGAAAGATCCACCCTGTAGTCAAAATGTGTGGCATCACATCGGCTAGAGATGCAGAAATGGCTGTAAAGGCAGGAGCTGAACTTATAGGCATGATACTGTGGCCCAACTCTAAACGCTCTGTCTCTTTGTTGGAGGCAAAAGAAATATCAAGAGTTGCACAATCTTATGGTGCTGAATCAGTTGGTGTCTTTGTGGATGATAATGAAGATACAATACTACGAGTGTCTAATTCATGCGACCTTAACTTTGTCCAG CTTCATGGTGATGAATCTCGTGCATTGGTTCATACTCTTTCAAAGAACAATCGTATCATTTATGAACTAAATGCTGATGACAATGGAAAACTAATCAACGCTCCTGACATGGAATATGAACTTGATTGGTACTTAGTGGACAGTGCAAAAGGCGGAAG TGGAAAGGGATTCAATTGGCAGAAGTTCCAAATGCCGTCTGTCAAAAGCAAGAATGGATGGCTGTTAGCTGGAGGGCTTCATGCAGATAATGTTTGTGAAGCCTTTTCTGCTCTGAAGCCAAATGGTGTTGATGTTAGCAGTGGCATATGTGCTCCTGATGGTATCCAAAAAGATGCAGACAGGATTGATTCCTTCATAAGCAATGTAAAATCCCTGAACTTCCTATCATAA
- the LOC136471598 gene encoding pentatricopeptide repeat-containing protein At3g16010-like, whose product MARRGAQLLVARGISSSPCLSRRIKQTESEIVRMFHPPVRQSEEAIATTVPRYAHSVRVLDERFIRILKIFKWGPDAEKALEVLMLRVDHWLVREVMKTDIGVNVKMQFFRWAAKRRNYEHDTSTYMALIRCLEVVEQYGEMWKMIQEMVRNPICVVTPTELSEVVRMLGNAKMVSKAIAIFYQIKTRKCQPTAQAYNSMIIMLMHEGQHEKVHELYNEMRTEGHCFPDTMTYSALICAFCKLSCSDSAIQLLNEMKENGMQPTTKIYTMLIALFFKLDDVHGALSLFEEMRHQYCRPDVFTYTELIRGLGKAGRIDEAYHFFYEMQREGCRPDTVVTNNMINFLGKADRLDDAMKLFQEMGTLRCIPSVVTYNTIIKALFESKSRASEVPSWFERMKESGISPSSFTYSILIDGFCKTNRMEKAMMLLEEMDEKGFPPCPAAYCSLIDALGKAKRYDLACELFQELKENCGSSSARVYAVMIKHLGKAGRLDDAINMFDEMNKLGCVPDVYAYNALMSGLARTGMLDEALSTMRRMQEHGCIPDINSYNIVLNGLAKTGGPHHAMEMLSNMKQSTVRPDVVSYNTALGALSHAGMFEEAAKLMEEMNTLGFEYDLITYSSILEAIGKVDHEYTGQGC is encoded by the exons ATGGCGCGTCGCGGTGCACAGCTCCTGGTGGCACGGGGGATCTCCTCGTCGCCGTGCCTTTCTCGGAGGATCAAGCAAACGG AAAGTGAGATTGTTCGGATGTTTCATCCTCCAGTTCGTCAGAGTGAGGAAGCAATAGCAACCACTGTGCCAAGATACGCGCATTCTGTGCGTGTCTTGGATGAGAGGTTCATTAGGATCCTGAAGATATTCAAGTGGGGCCCTGATGCTGAGAAGGCACTGGAGGTTCTCATGCTTAGAGTTGATCACTGGTTGGTACGGGAGGTTATGAAAACTGACATTGGGGTCAACGTGAAGATGCAGTTCTTCAGATGGGCTGCAAAGCGGAGGAATTATGAGCATGACACATCCACTTACATGGCATTGATACGTTGTTTGGAAGTAGTAGAGCAGTATGGTGAGATGTGGAAGATGATCCAAGAGATGGTACGGAATCCCATTTGTGTTGTCACCCCAACAGAGCTGTCAGAGGTAGTTCGGATGCTGGGGAATGCTAAGATGGTCAGCAAGGCAATTGCAATCTTCTACCAGATCAAAACGCGGAAGTGTCAGCCAACTGCGCAGGCATATAACAGCATGATAATAATGTTGATGCATGAGGGCCAACATGAGAAAGTCCATGAACTATACAATGAGATGAGGACTGAGGGTCATTGCTTCCCAGACACTATGACGTACAGCGCACTGATTTGTGCTTTCTGCAAACTAAGTTGCAGTGATTCAGCAATTCAGTTGTTGAATGAGATGAAGGAGAACGGAATGCAGCCAACTACCAAGATATATACAATGTTAATAGCTTTGTTCTTCAAATTGGATGATGTTCATGGAGCATTGAGTTTGTTTGAAGAGATGAGGCATCAGTATTGCCGACCGGATGTATTTACTTACACTGAGTTGATCAGGGGCCTTGGTAAAGCTGGCAGAATAGATGAAGCGTATCACTTCTTCTATGAAATGCAGCGAGAAGGCTGCAGGCCAGACACGGTTGTTACGAACAATATGATAAATTTCTTAGGCAAGGCTGATCGTTTGGATGATGCTATGAAGTTGTTTCAGGAGATGGGAACATTGCGGTGCATTCCTAGTGTGGTGACATACAATACTATCATAAAAGCACTTTTTGAATCAAAATCTCGTGCTTCTGAGGTTCCGTCTTGGTTTGAGAGAATGAAGGAAAGTGGAATCTCCCCCAGTTCATTTACCTATTCTATCCTGATTGATGGATTCTGCAAAACCAACAGGATGGAGAAGGCCATGATGCTACTGGAGGAGATGGATGAAAAGGGTTTCCCTCCATGTCCAGCGGCATATTGCAGCCTGATTGATGCTCTTGGAAAAGCTAAGCGCTATGATCTTGCTTGTGAGCTTTTTCAGGAACTAAAGGAAAATTGCGGCTCGTCCAGTGCTCGGGTGTATGCAGTTATGATTAAACACTTAGGAAAGGCTGGACGGCTTGATGATGCTATAAATATGTTTGACGAAATGAACAAACTTGGTTGTGTTCCTGATGTTTATGCGTACAATGCTCTCATGTCCGGATTAGCAAGAACGGGCATGCTTGATGAAGCTCTTAGTACAATGAGAAGAATGCAAGAGCATGGGTGTATTCCTGATATCAATTCATACAATATTGTCCTTAACGGGCTGGCAAAAACGGGAGGACCTCATCATGCAATGGAGATGCTTTCTAACATGAAACAATCTACAGTAAGACCTGATGTTGTCTCTTATAATACTGCCCTTGGTGCCTTGAGTCATGCTGGCATGTTTGAGGAGGCAGCAAAGCTGATGGAAGAGATGAACACATTGGGGTTTGAGTACGATCTTATTACATATTCGTCTATACTTGAAGCTATTGGAAAGGTTGATCATGAATATACTGGCCAAGGTTGCTGA